The genomic window AGCGGTCATGCACCATCGCGCTGGTGGGCAAGTACATGGTGGTGCCCGACGCCTACATCAGCGTGGTCGAGGCCACCCGCCACGGCGGCATCGCCGAGCGCGCGGCCATCACCATCAAGCGGGTGAATGCCGAGGACATCGTGCAGCACGGCGCGGGAGCCCTGCTCGGCGATGTGGATGGCATCCTGGTGCCGGGGGGTTTCGGCGGTCGCGGCATCGAGGGCAAGATGGAGGCGATCACCTATGCGCGCGAGAACGCGGTGCCATTCCTGGGGTTATGCCTGGGCCTGCACTGCGCAGTGGTCGAGTTCGCGCGCGGCTGCTGCGGCCGGGCCGACGCCCACAGCGCGGAGTTCGAGCCGGAGTCGCCGCACCTGGTGATTGACCTGCTGCCCGAGCAAAAGGCCATCACCGACAAGGGCGCCACCATGCGCTTGGGCGCCATGCCGATGAAGATCACGCCCGGCACGCTCGCCCACCGTCTCTACGCCGCCGAGACCGCACACGAGCGCCACCGCCATCGCTACGAGGTCAACAACGACTACCGCGAGGAGCTGGCCGCCTCCGGCCTGGTCATGAGCGGCGTGTCGCCCGACGGGCGCCTGGTGGAGATGATCGAGCTGCCGGATCATCCCTACTTCATCGCCACCCAGTTCCACCCCGAGTTCAAGTCGCGCCCCAACCGCGCGCATCCGCTGTTTCGGGGGCTGGTGCGGGCGGCGCTCGAACGCAAGGCGGCCCGCGCCGACGCCGAGCGCCAGGCGGCAAGGTAGGCAGGAATTCGGGCGGGGCGCGTAGAACCGCGTCGCCACCATACAGGTGAGGCCCTAGAGGAGAAAGGATTACGGGCATGGCACCCAAGGTTGACAAGGAGTTTCTGAAGAACTACCCGACCGAGAAGCCTTTTCTGGAGATCTGCAAGGAGTTTCTGGACAAGCTGGAGGAAACTCAGGGAGAGAACTTCCGAAAGGCGGGGGAAGTCATCGGTAAGCGTCTCATGCAGGGCCGGGTCATATTCGCCGTGGGAACCGGTGGTCACACCTACATGCCGGTGATGGACATGGTCCACCGAGCCGGCGCGCTGGTGGCGGTGGACGGCATCCTGGACCTGTCCACCTCTCCTTTTGCCGGCGGCACCCGCAGCATTCGCCTGGAGAGGCTGGCCGGATACTATACCGAGCTGATTGACCTCTACCAGATCGGCAAGGACGATGTGGTTATCGTCTTCAACAACATCGGCGTCAACAACGCCTCCATCGAGGCCTGCGTCGCCTCGAGGGAGCGGGGGGCGTTTGTCATCGCAGTGAGCAGCGTCGCCTGGCACGAGGCCATTCCGCTCGACCATGTCACCCGTCATGCCAGCAAGCAGCACATGAGTGAGGTGTGCGATCTCTACCTTGATGACTACAATCCAGTAGGCGACTCGGTGCAGCTTGTGCCCGGCCTGGGGACGCCTATCTCCCCGATTTCCACCATTACCTATGGGTACCTGGTGCGCCGTATCGAGGAGGAGGCCATCCGCTATATCCTCAGCCAGGGAGTGGAGCCCGAGGTGTTCTGGAGCGGCAACCTGAAAGACGGCATGGCGAAAAACCGCCAGTATGAGCGCGCGTATTTCCGCCGCCTGAAGATATTCTGAGGAACCCCGTAACCGCCGGACGATGCCGTGAACGACTAAACGAAGGGATGTCTTGGAGATGCGTACGAAGAGGCCGACGATGTCGCCGTCGCAGCGATACCTCAAACTGGTGAGCAGGCATATCGCGGGCATCCGCAGGGATTTGCCGCACCTGATCGCGATGGGCGAGAAGATGGCGGGCTACCTGCTGGAGGGGGGGAATATCTGCGCGCCGGCGGTGAACCGGTTTTGGCCGCCGGAGTTCCAAGGGCGTGCCGGCGGCCTCATGTGCATCAAGGGCAGCGTGGACAACGGCAAGGATGTGGCCTATTTCGCGCTGACTGATCCGCGCAAGTCCGACCCGGCGAAGAACGAAGAGTTGCACAAGCTGATCAAGGCCAAGGCGCATCTGTTCGTCATCGGGCGGCGGGAGGACCTCGGTGCCCTGGCCGATCATCCCCGGATCGAGATGTGCACCGGCGGGGCCGACCCCGAGGAAGGGCTTTACCAATACGACGGATTCGCGCCGCTCGCCCATGTGCGGGCCTTCGAGCACCTCGTTCGGGGCTGGATTGCCACCGGCGAGATGATCGCGGCGTGCATCCGGGCGGAGAAGATGCCGATCATGTATATGAGCGTCTGGCTGGAGGGGGCTAACCCGCGCAATGCCAGTTTCGCTTATGACGAGCAGAGCAATTACGGCGAGCCGGGGGAATACGGGTGGAGTCATCCGTTGAAGTTCTTCCATCGGGACCGCTTTATCCCGCCGTTAGCGCCGGGGTATGTGGCGCAGGAATTCCTCGCGGGAGCGGAGCTCTTTGTCAACGCCCTGGACCGACAAAGCGCGATTCTCAACCAGGCCGGCGAGTGGATGGCGAATGCCTTTTCGGCCCGAAGGCGGATTTGGGCCGTGGCCACCGGTCACAGCCATCCGCAGATACTGGAGCTGCCCGCAAAGCATAGCTACCCCATCGAATGGGGTGCGCCTATCAGCAGCATCGCCCGGGCGATTCCAGCCGATCTGAAAAAGGGCGATGTCGCCCTGCACCTTGGCTATGCTCCGGTTCATCTGAAGAACCTGGAGAACCTGCTGAAACGCGGGGTGAATTACATTCATACCACCCCCTACGGCAAGCGAGCCGGGATGCCCGAGAGGAAGAACTTTCTCTGGTTTGACCTCCCCTGGCGTCCGACGGATGCCTGGGTGGACGTACCAGGCTACAGCGTGCGGCTGCTGCCTTCCAGCAGTACGGCCCATAACATCGCGTACAACGCCATTCTGTGCGAGATGGCCGAACAGCTCGCCTGGAAATAGGCGAAAGGGGGAGCATAGGCCCGGGGGAGGGCAGGCCCGATCGCGCGGGTTTGTCCGGCGGGCGATAACGCGGCTCAGCCGAGGCGCGGCTTTCGCCAATCCCCCGGTCGTTGACACCGGCCCCTGCGCTTGGTAATATCCGCCCATGCCGGCACGCCAATCCTTCGCCGCTTTCGGGCAGGAACTGTATCCCGAGGACGCAGCGCGCGCCCTGTGCCTGGCGCTGGAGATGGAGACGCGCGCCGAGCTGCACGCGCGCATCGCGGCGGGCCTGCCCCAGGCGTCGGCGAAGACCCGCGGCCGCATCGCCGACAAGCTCATCCAGCGCCTGATCGCCGTCGAGCGCGGCAAGGTCATCGTCTCACCGTTCGTGCGTCTGGCCGCCGGCCTGCGCGATCCCCAGGCGCGCACCGAACTCATCTACTACCGCACCGCTCGCACCGACACCATCATCGCCGCCATCGCTGCCGAGATCTTCTACCCCCATTTCGTCCACGGGCGGCCGCCGCGCGGCTTCTCCCCGGTCCACTTCCGCGCCGCCAACACCGGCGCGCTTTTCGACTACGACCGCGTCATCACGCGCCCGTTCATCTCGACCTACGCACGGCGGGCGTGGGACTTCCACAGCGAGCCGACCCTTACCCGCGCCCTGCGCGTGCTGCGGGAGGCGGGGCTGATCGAGGTGCTGCCGGGGGCGCCGGGGGCGCGGCGTCCCTCCTTCACCGTCGCCCCTCATACCCTGCGCCTGCCGACGTTCGCGTTCTGCCTCTACGAGGAGTTCGCCGCGCGGCGCTCGCCGGCGCTGGCCCTCGACCAGATCCAGAACGCCGACTTCGCGCGCACCTTCATCCTGCGCCCGGTGGAGGTGACCGCGCTGACCGAGGAGGCGCGCCGGCGTAAGCTGGTAGCGCGCAGCGGCGGCGCGGCCCCGCGCTACGCGCCGGCGATGGACAGGGACGCCCTGGTGGACGCGCTGCTGGCCGCGCGGCGGTGACTACGGACACTTGACATGCTGCGGATAGGACGAGGCAGTGAGCGGCCCAAGTTCTTGGCGCTGGCAACGCATAGCTGATGGCATGGAAGCAGCCTTGGTGTCTGCCGTTATGGCTGGGGGGATGACCGTGCCGCTGGTGCGCTGGCTGGTGTGGTCGTATACCGACTCCGAACCCCTGGGCCTGCTATGGATTCTGGCAGTGCCCATAGTGTCTGCGGTCGTCGCTGCGTTTGTAGGTTTCGTGTTGGGATCCACGCGGTCCGTTGCTAGGCCGACGATGCGAAGGGCATTGCTGCTGGCGGTAATGGGGTTCGCAGTGGCTGTGGCCGCGACCGCGGTCCTCGGCCCTGGCGGCATGTTCGGGGTTCTCGCATGGGGGATCGGCTGCGCTTTCGGCGTCGATTATTCCCTCGCGATACGCAGTCCCCGCGCGGTCAAGGTTACCCGCTTGGTAACGGTTGGCATGGCGATGGCGGGGGCAGCGATCGGCATCATATGGTTCGTCAGGACCTCGTGGTAGTCGGGCCCTTGCGCCGCCGGGGGCAGAGCACGACTGCTGGGCGCGTTATCGAAGCGAATCCCGCCAAGACAAGCATCCGCGCGCATTAACTCGGCTTCAACCGGATCCAGAACGCGCATTCTACCCTCACGCTCGTCGTGCGGCTGGTGAACGTCAGCGCCCTGGTTGAGCGGGCGTTGGAGCACGGAGGCCTGACAATCCACGATTTTGAGTCACTGTGTCCAGGGATCAGTCGCAGAAGCCTTCAGCGTGACCTACGGGTGATGGTAGAGAGCGGGCTGCTCGTCGCAGAAGGGGCCACGAATCGGTTCTTCTACCGCCTGGGGAGGAAGGTCTCGTGAACT from Armatimonadota bacterium includes these protein-coding regions:
- a CDS encoding sugar isomerase domain-containing protein codes for the protein MAPKVDKEFLKNYPTEKPFLEICKEFLDKLEETQGENFRKAGEVIGKRLMQGRVIFAVGTGGHTYMPVMDMVHRAGALVAVDGILDLSTSPFAGGTRSIRLERLAGYYTELIDLYQIGKDDVVIVFNNIGVNNASIEACVASRERGAFVIAVSSVAWHEAIPLDHVTRHASKQHMSEVCDLYLDDYNPVGDSVQLVPGLGTPISPISTITYGYLVRRIEEEAIRYILSQGVEPEVFWSGNLKDGMAKNRQYERAYFRRLKIF